GTCAGATCCGGTATTAGTGATATAGCTCTGAGACCCAGATCATTTGAACTAGAAATTGAGGCTAAAAGCCTTAGAGCATGCATTGCAGCAAAATGTTACCAGCGACTTGCAACTCACCAAATAAGTTTTATAAAGGAAACTTTTAATCACTTCCTGGAGAAAAATTTGAGGTTTCCTTAAGGATTTTTCATTCAACCAGCAGAGGATTTTCAGTTTCAATGTTTCCCCTTTTAGATCCCACGTTGAATTACATTTAAAACCAGGGAGTTAAGGGGAGGAGAAGTTAGCTttgccgtttttttttttttttttacaccagcctcccctcctcactccccccccccccccccccccccagttttatGACTTTCCATTTGGGCTGAAAGAAATTGACTTTGGCAAGCAAACCACTAATTGTAAACTGCCTAGTTCCTGTTTTACAATATACTGACTAAAAGCTCCTCTGCATGAAAAGATCTTTATAGGCAAAGTTTGCCTTTTCTAGAGAGGTTGCAAATAGCTGCccagtttcatagttttaaaacCTCCTGACCGGAGCAATTTCTAGATTGTTGTGTTTCTAGTTAATAACTTTATAAGGTGTTAGCTAAAGCTCTTAAATCTTGGCACAGCCCTTTAAGGTAGTAAACAATTCAGTAGTTCCGATCAAATATTTATACTGACAAAATCAAAAAGCCTAGCATTTTTTATGTTGTATGGTCACATCggattaaaatgaataaacagtgTAATTTACCTTACGGTAGAAGAAGTTATCATGATGATTATTtccgatatatatatatatatatattttttttttttcttccagaagtcgTATTTTGAATTACTTGCTAACTTATCAGTAATCACAATTGAACTTTGATTCTCTGCAGTGGGGattaatacatttctaaaattacatttaactGGATTGAAATGTAAGCACCGATTTGCATAGAGGGCTCTTCCAAGGCTACCCAGGCTGCCATTGCAGGAACTCAGCTGAATATTCTAAAAGTTCGTGCCTTTGATCTTAAGATCTAGCAATTGCTCAAGTAGATGCTTTATCTGGTCTCTGAAGGCGCGTGACGAAATTTCTCATTGTTTTCAGGTGAAATCAGATGCTACTGTGATGCTGCCCACTGCGTGGCAACTGGTTATATGTGTAAATCTGAGCTGAGCGCCTGCTTCTCTAGACTTCTTGATCCTCAGAACACAAATTCCCCGCTCACCCATGGCTGCCTGGACTCTCTCGCAAACACGGCAGACATCTGCCAAGCCAAACAGGCACGAAACCACTCTGGCACCACCATGCCCACATTGGAATGCTGTCATGAAGATATGTGCAATTACAGAGGGCTGCACGATGTGCTCGCTCCTCCCAAGGGGGAGGCCTCAGGTAGGTAGAAGCCCTCTCTAACCAGAACTCTGGCCTCATCTATAGGTTCATGGCAGCCGGGACTTTGAATGTCTGCTATTGATTTTGTTGTTAATGTAATTAGAGACACCAGAGGGAGAGGCATGGCTGGATGCAAAGATGCATCTCTATTGAGTAGCTTTTATGTCTGCCTGAGCATTAGATGTCTGTCTACATAATGGGTTTTGCCTagtttttcaacattttgaagaCCTAGAAGACCGTTACTGTTCGGTAAGGACAGTCCCTAAAGGACTGTTTTCGTAAGCTCATCTTTGCATCGCTTTGCAAcgtttattttgtaaatatttgttgatttcaccataagctttttttttttttttttttccttaacctgGGGTGCCTTATTGCAAACGGATAGATGATGGTAAATATCTGCAGGCAGGGCTAACGTGGTTCGATTCCTCATTTGTGTTCCTCCAGGACAAGGAAACCGCTATCAGCACGATGGCAGTAGAAACCTCATCACCAAAGTCCAGGAGCTGACTTCCTCCAAAGAGTTGTGGTTCCGGGCGGCTGTGATTGCTGTTCCCATTGCCGGCGGCCTAATTCTGGTGTTGCTTATTATGTTAGCCTTGAGGATGCTTCGAAGTGAAAACAAGAGACTGCAGGATCAACGGCAACAGATGCTGTCCCGTTTGCACTACAGCTTCCATGGACACCATTCCAAAAAGGGGCAGGTGGCAAAGTTAGACTTGGAATGCATGGTGCCAGTGAGCGGGCATGAGAACTGCTGTCTGACCTGTGACAAAATGAGACAAGCAGACCTCAGCAACGAGAAGATCCTCTCGCTCGTTCATTGGGGCATGTACAGTGGGCACGGGAAGCTGGAATTCGTATGACGGAGTCTTACCTGAACCGAAGTTCTTGGACGCTTGAAGGCTTTGAGTTCTGCTGGACAGGAGCACTTTATCTGAAGAAAAAACGGACTCACGGAATCCCCTTTGAGAGACAAAATGACCTCTGCAAACAGAATCTTGGATATTTCTTCTGAAGGATTATTTGCACAGACTTAAATACAGTCAAATgtattatttgctttaaaattataaaaagcaaagagaagactATGTACACACTGTTACCAGGGTTATTTGCATCTGAGCGAGCTGGAATCGAGTACCTAAATAACCTAAAATGTGCTCTGTGTAAGCTCCAACATCTTGATTTattgtaaagatttaaaaatatatatatatatattttgtctggAATTTAGCAGTGTCTTgtcataaattaaaaactaagTGGGAAGCATAAGAAACTCCGTGTTAATGATACAAATGAAGACCTGTTGTTGCTCAGTAAGGTCTCGACTATGATTTGgcttgatttctttgttttttgttttgttttgtttttgtttgttttaaagcaagACTGAGATCTTGTTTATTCTTACATGCATATTCATCGTTTCCTTACAGTATGGAGAATTTCTAAATGTGTACTGCCCACCATTCAGTGTCTTCCCCACATTTTTTTGTTAGAATAATCCTGATGTTTAGCTTGCACCTAAGAGAAATCTTAAACTTCCTTATACCAGGTCAGATATGATGGATCAGTGTCTGGAGCTGCCTTATTAACAAAGATAATATTCATCAACTTAATCCAGTTGCTCTGGAATGCTTTTTTAGAATGTGTCTACCtccaaccaaaaaaagaaaaaccgaACCAAACCTGCTCAACGAAACTTTTTCTTGTAGTTAATGTTAGTCACTGTCTACTTTTACTGTTGGTTCATCAGTTGACTTTGTCTCAGACCAAATGCAATTTTTTGGATTTCAAATTAGCCAAACTTGATTGTGTCATGCTCCTAGTTTTCAAGCCTTCCTTCGATGCAGTGTtctactcacatttttttttttcttaatgtttagaAAGGGTGTCAATAGTGAACATATTTGTATCAATTGGGATTTAAAGAACAGGCAATGCCACTAgggctccctgccctccacaGTGGTGACTTCAGCCACTGATAGACTAAGTAATAGTGTGTCCACTCCTGCAGGACTTTATGCCTGGCAACACTGCTCAGCCTGAATTTAAACCCATGccacatttgtgtatttttttcctccaaatagaTCTTTGTTAGCCTCAACGTGAGAAGAATTTGCCatgtaggattcttttttttttgattctttatttgtatatttgaaactttCGCTTAAAAATTAACCTCTAGTTCTGCATATTTGAGTATGGGGTTTTCTGAGTGTTAAAGGATTGTGTGTGCATATTTGGGGGATTATTTTATGATCAGCATAATTTGAGTCCCTTAAGACAGAGGCAGTAGCCAAGTTCATGGAAGAATTGGGAGTTGAAATGCCTAATCTAAAAACGAGTACCTAGATCATTTAATAATTAACAGACCACAGCCCCATACAAAGTAGGCTATggaataaatacacattttaataaatgacAGCATTTGTATTGTGCTTTTTGAGAATGACACTTCTTGCATGCATGACTTACAGTTTATAAAAGATGTTAAGTTTTAGGTATGTCACTTTTTGAGGGAGCCAGAGAATTGTGGGACATAACCATCCAAACCTATCAGGAGGAGAGAATTCACCAAAATCCCCCCCCTTCAAGGAGTTTCCACCCTCACCCATTTTTAGCTTCAGATCGAATTACAGTAGTTTCATAGTATGAAGATTAATAAAAGACTTCTTGCTCCTTATCCATTTGCTTTCATGTACAGCATCATGGGAACGCAGTGATGCCTCAAGCAGCCACTATTTGCATCAGCTCCGATTGGTTACTTTTCCCCTGCTGGCTTTGCTATTACTCGCCATTCACCCCACTTCTTCCAAATACCAGCTAAGAGCTCAATAGTTGGCTAGCTAAGGCAATGAAGGCTTTAAAGTCCTGTATTTTGAAATGCTTGAAAACCCGTAAAACCCTGTCCTCCAGACAAGGCCCGGGTCTCTGCTGGCACTGGAATCACAGACATTTGCTGGAAGCTGAATGCAAAATGCCTCCACTTCTGTATTCTGTGTTGGCTGCCCTGCCTCTTGTGCCTTGTGTAAATTCACTAGGCTGTCCGTAGCCCCCTGTAGCCCCCTTTGGCAGCAGGGCGATGGCActgtgcccctgcccccgccaGCAGACTGGGGGTCCCCACGTGTTAAAGTACTAGCTGCATTAGAGACTGGCTCTTCCCGGGTCTTTTCCTAATGACGAACCCTTTCCCCTTCGTGTGCAGTATTCATAAATACTAAATGATGATATTTATCCATTTAGTATTTGCACACGCCCTCACCGCCAGTCTTAAAAATCAGACCTGGGCGTCATAACTCGGCCTTTCGACGAAAATATTGCAGGTTTCTCAACTTTGATTTTTACCAGGGACTAAATATAGGTTCTCCATGCGCTTTCCTGTGAGAGTGTGGAAGTTGCCAAGAGCAGAGATAAAGGGCCCTTCATGAAATAACTACCTACCTGATTCAGTGATGTAAAAAAAGGTGAtgactggtttgtttgtttttccctcctgGAGATGTTTACTGTTACTCTGAGCTGACAGGACAAGACCCGGCTAACCAGGGCTAACCAGGAACGGCCCGTGCTTACTATTGACATAGAACTTCCCCCCCCAaaagtaagactttttttttcctcactggaAATTTGCCCCAACCCTAGACAAATGGGACCAAATTTGCCATGATGCTTCTCTATCTACACCCCTTCCATTctattcctttggaaaaaaattgatCTGTACGGAGCTGTGTCTTTTACATGACCCCCCCTTCAACTCCCTTATTCTAATGGCTCAGAGGCTTCCTCAGAAATTGACTGGTGTGTCTCTAATTTCTGCTGAactgattttattaaaaacactGCACCATAGGGGGTTTGACCTTCTAAAATACCAAACATGTCTGCTTTAGAAAATCACAAAGCTCTCCTCTGAAGAGCTCGTAAATCTGGTTTCAATATGGGTTGATTATAGGCTAAAAGCTTGAAAGCAGTGGCATCTAGTATCATGAGTCTGGAACTAGCCTTTTTGGGGCCAGGACAGCTTTTTTCCCTTATAACCTCTAAGGGGTCCTCTTCTCTGTCTCAGCCCCAATAACATCAAATGTCCTCCGAAAGTTACATGATGGGATGAGGCTGAGCTCACAAGGGTGGTGGTCAAGTGCGCTTCGGAGTCTGGCAGCCTGGCTTCCAATGCTGCCTTCGTCTCTACTAGCTGAGtgaacttggacaagttacttaagctctttgaatattcagttttattacctataaaatgggggcaATGATAATGCTTTATAAGATTAACATGTGGAGATATAGTAACTATTTCTTATTAATATATACAAGGGTCTTGGATGAACTAGAGCAGCCCAGCataatattcttcaaaatttGAGAGCTTGTGCCTATTACTTTTGCAGTGGATATGGACTTGACTTTTTTGTATTTCAGATCTTTCATACCTGAGATTTGCAACGCCTTCAGTGACCTGCAGACTGCATGtagcattttttaagatttgtttttaatttattgctttTAGCCTCTCATCTACCAGTGATATTGGTTCATGATTATTTCCTTTTGGAATAATCTCGTGGCCACTGATAGGAGCACTTCAGGTTTCTGTCCCTACTTTGGGTCTTTTTGGTATTTGACAGGATGAAGTGCTGGAGTTTTAGCTGCTCCTAGGCGTTAATCCAGTGAGAGAATCAACAGAGTCCAGGTAGATGACTGATACTGTTTCCAAATCACTTGACCAGTTTGTGTCTGATCGATGTGTTCTAAACAAGTGCCACCATCAATTACAATTTGCCCCATAGGTGCTCccaacaaaatacaaataattccaCCACTGATCTTTAGGACTGTGTGAACTGCTTCACACGGGGTGGGAGTGTCTACTTAGTGACAAATTCATTTAATTCCCTTAGGTGAAGTTAATTTAGTTAGTGACTCTGTGGGTCACAGTTGTAATGGAAAAGAAACCACTTCAGACACCAACTCACTCTTCTTCCCTCTATTCAATCCATCAATGCTGTTCTCACTCTGCTGATTTAAAAAGGCAGGTCATTGATCTCAGAATTCGAGGTTCGatgaaatcacaaaattaaaCGCTCTTTCAAAATCTGACAACTCTTTATTTGGAGTCCAGTTTTAGACTCTGGACATGTCCTGGTTAGCCTGCTAATGCTGTACTGTTTTGCGGTATGGTGGCGTACATAATTCACTTGTCTGCTGTTCTGGAAATTTGGAGATAGACCTGGGGAGGTGGTGGAGCTGAGTGTAGCCAGAGAAGGATAGACTTCTTGCAGGAAAGTGGTGATTTTCCAATGGATCTGCTTTGGAGAATTTCAAAGTATGTATTACAGCCGGAGGCCTAAGAGCCATGTTCCTACAAACTTTCTCCATTCTGTGAATATGAAAAGAGATTCCAGGAGAGTCATTGATGAGCAATCTTGGGAGATCCTTGGATAAGCAGTTAGATAATAGCTCAAGGAATCTGTCATTCCCCAAGACCTTTTGGAGATTCTTCTATCTAGTAGCCACCTGGCCTCTTGGAGGCTATTCCAAATTGTGTTTGGCAGCCTAGGTCTTGCAGATTAGATTGATGTTGAACCAACCTGAGCAGAATCCTGAAGAGATGAGTCGATGAACTATTTCTCTGtgtgtaaatatacatacatatatggcATGTGTACATATAAGGCACACTAGCCGAATAGTCTTTGAAATCCTGGAATAATTTTACACTGAACAATTTTCAAGGCAGAGTGTAAGATGTTGGAATTTATGGGAAGTCAGCAATTTGTTTTTAGACATGTGAAGACTGAGTTAGTTGTGATGAATTAATAAAGTAAGAGGCTGTTGTGTAAATTCACTCTGAAAGATCTCACATTACAAACCTAATAGAACAAAAATTGTTTGAGCACTTAAAACCAAGAGAAATACAGAAAGCTCTTTATCCCTGGTCTCTTCCCCTTGGAATTTCCCTAGGGAACTGATGAGGACAGTGGAAAAACACCACACATCTAAAAGCAGTTTCTTACTTTTCAAGTGTTAGAAGCCCATGCTGAGGcatttttttcactaaatttCGTGGATGCGATTTTGATACCCAAGACTTTCATTCACAGTTGCTAAATGGGCTATTTCTCTCCTGGATTTAGGGATTCCACTGTGAACCCCTGGTGAGGAGGAGCTAGGACCTATAGCTTTTGTACTTTGCTGTGATCCAAAGAGGGCAGACAAGGGCAGGGCGACTGAGCCCTCTTGCATTAGGTGTCTGAATTCAGGTTGACAGTAAATAAGGAAAAGTCTTCCTCTTTGTTTCTCCACTCTAaactattgtttttaaagatctataaTTTTGGATGGGAAGCCCAAAGGAAAACAAGTTGCCAGTGAAGGCAGTTGAGGAGAAACAATTCAAACAGACCTGAGATTTAATGAAGCATTGCTCAGGTCAAATGCATTCCCACCTTTTAAATTTGGTGCGATCTCCAAGCTAATTTAAGGGTACTGATTCTCACCAAGAGACAGTATCATCATGCCCACTTAAACTAAGAGGTGTGCTTTCcttttagtattttgaaatatCCAAAATTTTCATCAAACAGTGTTTCCCTAAGGAATTTGAAAATAAGCCGCCAAGAGTTTTGTTGGTCCAAAAGGTGAAGAACTTAAAATCAGCAGGTTGATTATTTGACCTTTAGTTGGCTGGTCCCAGCCACACTGGGGTAACTTGGGGTAACTTTCTTCTCCTGAAACTGAACCTCTAACCAGATGatataataaaagcaacaaagCTTTTATTATAGCTTGCTGCATCCTTCATACCGGGACACACCAGAGGTGTGTGATCCATTACCGGTCCTTCTCCAAACACCTACCATCTTCCTTTAAAGGGTTACCTTTTACTTCAAAATCCAACTGGCTCTTAGGCATCCATTTTTTCTGATTGAGACCTAGCGTTCTCTCAAGAAAATTCCTTATTGCATAAATAACTTTAAATCATGaaatgtagggacgcctgggtggctcaggggttgagcggctgccttaggcccagggcacgatccaggggtcccaggatcgagtcccgcttcaggctccctgtgtggagcctgcttctccctctgcctgtgtctctgcctctctctcttaaaataaataaaataaaaataaataaataatcttacatttaaatgaataaataaataaaatctttaaaaaaatcatgaaatgtaaatgaaaaaactatttatttgtgCACGGGGGCAACATGATCATTCATGACTTCTCAATCCTTATATTATTTCTAGCTTCCCAtaatcctttcatttatttaaaaatcttttctacatgcatatatttacatttaaaaaaagatttgatttatttattcatgacagacacggagagagaggcagagacacaggcagagggagaagcagggtccatgcagggaccctgaggcaggactggatcccaagaccctgggattgtACCCTGAGccaaggtagatactcaaccactgagccacccaggggccccatatttactttttctctgaGTCCTGGCTCAAACCGTCAACCAACTTCCAGTAGTGTgtgttaaaaatatgaatgaggtggagaaaaagggaatttctttttctttaaaagcagcATGGTTGTGAACCTCCAAAGGCTAACTTTGGGGCTGGAAGGAGGGAGCGTATTCTCTGGGCAGAACCTGGGGCAGCGTGGATCGTGTTGGATCTGGAGCTCAGTCTCCCCCGGGGCCCTGGCTCCTGGCTACCAATTTCACAGGCTGACCGAGCACCGAGCCGGGGCTGCTTTAGGAGGCCGTCTCCAGGGGGCTCGTCTGTCCATCCGGGATCGCTAAATGCCAAGGGTCATTTCCCAGCCTGACACTTGATTGTGAAGCGGGCTCCGAGGTAAATCTTGCCAAGGTCCAGGATTGTGACACACACTCTCTAGGTGGGCAATAAAAGCCCACAGGCTTACCCGCCGGGTTGAGCCACGGGAGGCTGTTTGCTGGCATTTGTATGCAAACTGCGGTGAGTAGCCAACAGGTGGCTTTGAAATGCTGAATTTGTTTATCCCAAGAGAAGCCCGACCTTCTCTTCCTGGGCAGGAGATTGGCAGAGCTCTTTCTCCAGGCCCTGGGCGTCAAATTAGGTCCAGCACGGTCCCCGACAGTTGTCATTAACTCAGGTGGGGCTTCAGGACCGGAACTGCGCTGCCCGGACTGACCCACATCGCGGGGACCTGCTGGGAAGCCTCTGGCTCACCGCGTTCTGGAGTTTTCTCTAGGTCCCCCAGccagggctgagccacccaaacagcAAACagttgaaaggaaaaaacactCCTGTCTTCAGAATATCCATCGCATGAAtacctcatctggaaaataataCATGGGCTTCATCTTCATACCTATTCTGGGAAAaagcacctccctccctcccaggcctcGAGAAAGACGTGCcactgagtctctctctctgggttgtGTCTTTGTATGACCTTTAAAAGTCAAAGGCATTTGTTCAGAATGCTCAGCCTAATATTTTTATGGTCTTTATAACTGCTAAGGATGTGTGTGGGGTTTTGGCTTCAGAGGGATCTGGGTTCAAGGTCAGCATGCCTTGTTACTAGTGATGTGACCTTGGACCAACTAACTTTTCGGTTGATTCACTTACATACTGGGGATAATAATATTATCAGCCCTTTGGGTTGTTgggaggattcaatgagataatgcaaATAAAGATTTAGCTCAATTCCTAGCAAAGTTGTAAATGGTAGCCATGACTAGGAGGTACTGTTCCCACAAAAGCCCTACAACTGCATAAAAAAGACACACAGGTGGCCAGGGCTCACCACTCCTACTCTACAGACCGGATGGATTCAAAGATTTAGCGATACTTAACCTTTTTTATTCATGACTGTTTTTAATTTGCTCAGTTTAACCTTCCCATGCTTATATTTTGCGCAAGACAGCAGGGAAAGTACTTAATTTTGATGTGAAAATATTGAAAGTACAGCATCCCCAGTAGGAAAATGTTACTTATTAGGAACAATTATAGTGCTTAACAACAGCACAGAACAGTTTGTGCTAACACTGTCCAAAATCAGGAAGGGCATGTTATCTGCTCCCTGTTACAACAAATACCTGTTTTTGCACATCCTGTTAATGAATACACACCTGTCGAGGGTTAGTTTGCTCTGCTGACTTCATTGACAGAGGGCCAAGCCACAGTTCACTGCATTGAGCACAGATGGTAGGAGCACTTGGCACTGCCCACGGTCTCGCTGCTTAGGGGTCCAGAGGAAGGGCTGGTGAAGGTCACCCTCACAGGAAGGCAAGAGGCCAATTAGAATTTGGTTCCAGACCACACTCATAAAGATGGTTCTCACAATAATCGGTTGCTTCTAAGAAATTGGTTAGACTAAAAACACAATCCAGCTTTGGTAATAGTACTGATTATATATCCATCAGTCTGTCACTTACTGTTCCTTACTAAGAATATTGTGACTTGCATGGTTCTACATCTTTCCAGGTTCCTGTAAATTAGCCTTGTGTTGGTGGTACCCCAGCTAGTGACAACTCAGTGAGACTTCTGCCAGCTCAGGAATTTTGGGGGGTGTCCCACATCTGCACACAGCATCAGTAAGCAGCTACCTGAGACTTCCTGGGGACACTTGCTGAGTAAGGCACAGAAGTGGGTTGTATCACATGTCCCAGCTGACCAGCTCTTAAACCTTTCCACTCATGTTAGGTCTTTCCCCTTACCCTATTTCTTCTGACCTTAGACTTGAGGTTTCTTACCTATGACTCTCCATAGCTCAGGCCGCTTCTCTGGGTTCTGCCTCAAGCTGGTTCTGAGCCTCTTGCTCTGGctttgtgtcctttctcttgATCACATATTTGGCTTTTGCTTTTCTGCCTAGCCGGTTTGTTTTCCAGTGACTTGATTAGACACTTGCTCTTGACTTAGGCTTTAACTGGGACGCTCTCTGTGTCAACCTGGTGCCATGACATCAATCTGGCAGGCCAGTCCTGAACCAGGCCTGGGTAATCCTGCCTGCTTGGGCCTGGAGCACTGGTTGTGTAGATACAGCCTTGACTACATGCTCAAAAATTGCATTGTAACTCACCTCACCAAATATTCCCAAGAGACACATTACCCTACCTTTCCTGGTGGGCATTCCTTACCCAATAATAAAGTAGAGTTGGAACCCGTGGACTTGGGGGGTATGAGGAAAACTGTACTGCTCAGGGCCAAGACGGTGGTTGAGAGAAGAGGTCACTACCTTTGGGATTGAGAATATACCGGCAATTTCTCTCGGGCCCCTGGCACCTCTAGGCTCTGAGCTCATCATCACCCTGGAAGTCACTATTCATCTCTCCCTCCAAGGCCCTCACCTAATAGTTTTCACTGAAATCTGATATAATTTCCCTAATTCTTTCTCGTAGCAGGCAGAACAATGTATGACCATCCACTCTTTGATTCTCTGATGAAGCTAAGTAAGTGACATTTCCGGTCTACTCCAGGCTATTGATTTGACTGGAAAGATAGAGGAGGGCATCCTCTCTAAAAGTCAAGGTAGGATTCCTGGCATCTGTGAGGTGGGGCTGGGCACATGCGCCTTACCGCGTGCTGCCTGCAACCAGTGAAGGAGTTTATCAGAGTCTCCTCCAACTTGGCACAATGCTACTCCAAATTGACAGGCCGGGGAAAGGCCAACTGGGTCATGGTTGGAAGAGATATCATGGATATTGTGACCAAACTGATGGCCCATGGCAGGCAGCTGGTCAGGCTGGCTCCCATGGACTAACCAGCCTGAGAGCTCAGCACAGGCCATGTGAGGGGGTGAGCACACCTCTCTGGCCACATCTAGTGGGCTGTGCAATGCCAGAAGGCTCGCTGGGCTGCTATTGCGGGAGCTTTGCCCACCATGCCAGGCTGGGATTCAAGCAGCATTGGTTTCGGGTTGGTTGAGGGCAGTGCTGCAACTTTGGCCGTCCATGAAGAGAAGCTGAAGAGCCTTCCCGCATGTTCTGGCCAATGCCTTGTGTAGCTTGTCGCACAATGCCTGGCGCAATGTAGCTAAGTAATAAAATCTGCCACTGTTGCTGTTACTCTACTAACATCATTCTTCCGGCTTCTGTTCCCCTGCTGTACAACGATGATGAAGTCAGTTTTTAGTTTTTGCAAAAGAAGCAATTTGTTCACAAATTCTGTAATGACTAGTGAGATTTAGTAAATCATGCCAACTTCCAggtttatctttttcatttttattttatttatttgtttatttactcttttagagaagaggagagagaggcagagagggaatccctgagcagactctatgctgagtgcagagcctgacatgggactcgattccatgaccctggggttcggacctgagccaaaggcagacagacacttaaccaactgagccacccaggcacccctccatctttttcatttttaaaatgatagtcACAATAACACCCTTTTCCTTCTATCTTATCTATCTGCGATGGGAATTCTATAGTGCTAGCAAGGCCTTATGATGTCCTTAGGAAAAGCACAAAAAGTAGGAATTACTATTAAAACGCTATattgaaataaagataaattttttctcatgtgtttccaaattttcattttttatgtttttcgttctgttgctttttaatgtacattttttttttaaagattttatttatttgttcatgagagacacgcagagaaagaggtagagacacaggcagagggagaagcaggctccatgcagggagcccgacgtgggactcgatcctgggactccagcatcaggccctgggtcaaaggcaggtgctaaactgctgagccacccagggatccccctttaatGTACATTTTGAATCATGTCTCCTTTCTCTAGTATTTATAATCAAGCCATAAAAGTTTGctttaagaagacagaaaatggggcagccctggtggctcagtggtttagcactgccttcagcccagagtgtgatcttggagactggggatggagtcccacgtcgggctccctgcatggagcctgcttctccctctgcctgtgtctctgcccccacccctctctctctctctctgtctgtctctcatgaataaataaataaaatcttaaaaaaaaaaaaagacagaaaatggtATATACAGCAGTTATCTGCTCCTGACCATCTGTGTCTATCCTTCCTTCCACCAGTAAAAGAG
The Vulpes vulpes isolate BD-2025 chromosome 2, VulVul3, whole genome shotgun sequence genome window above contains:
- the BAMBI gene encoding BMP and activin membrane-bound inhibitor homolog isoform X1, yielding MDRHSSYIFVWLQLELCAMAVLLTRGEIRCYCDAAHCVATGYMCKSELSACFSRLLDPQNTNSPLTHGCLDSLANTADICQAKQARNHSGTTMPTLECCHEDMCNYRGLHDVLAPPKGEASGQGNRYQHDGSRNLITKVQELTSSKELWFRAAVIAVPIAGGLILVLLIMLALRMLRSENKRLQDQRQQMLSRLHYSFHGHHSKKGQVAKLDLECMVPVSGHENCCLTCDKMRQADLSNEKILSLVHWGMYSGHGKLEFV
- the BAMBI gene encoding BMP and activin membrane-bound inhibitor homolog isoform X2; the encoded protein is MCKSELSACFSRLLDPQNTNSPLTHGCLDSLANTADICQAKQARNHSGTTMPTLECCHEDMCNYRGLHDVLAPPKGEASGQGNRYQHDGSRNLITKVQELTSSKELWFRAAVIAVPIAGGLILVLLIMLALRMLRSENKRLQDQRQQMLSRLHYSFHGHHSKKGQVAKLDLECMVPVSGHENCCLTCDKMRQADLSNEKILSLVHWGMYSGHGKLEFV